gtctttattctgtcaattgcccagctgtaatttgttcaccagtatgttatttatctttatggagagacacctctagtgaactgtggaccccggtcctttcttttttcAGGGTTAGTTGCTAAATAAAACTGACAGTTAGGTTTTCACTTGCCAGGTAGACCCAATAGTTGGGCCCGAATCATCATAAAATGTGTTAACACGCATAATTGGTGAAGTTGGTGCCATGTGTCACACATCTAGCCCAAGACTGTCCCCAAATGACGCGGGCTGATACATGTAAAATGTATTCATGAACTTTGATATATTTGATATTATATACTGTGATACATGCACGATATGTAAGATTTTCTGGTTGTTTTACATTAATTTATGAGATTTGCAACAAAGTCATCTTTCATTGGTGAAAGTGCGTGGAGCCTCCGTATGGTTTTGGTAATCAGTGACAATCCCAATGTATTAATGCTTGCATTGAATTTTTCTTGTAGGTTTTGTCCATagacaatgcttgaaccatatattTGCTTCAAGTTTGAAAGAAGAAGAAAGTTGAAGAAGATAAAGTGTTTACCAAGGCATTGATCAAGGAGTGATCCAAAGATTGGTCATGAGAGAGTTGAGCCAACGACAGTTAAGTCTTGAAGAAGAAGATGGGGTGAGCCCTCATGTgtatcttcaagacatcaacataataAAGAAATAAGAAATATAGTGCAGGTTCAAGATGAACCATATCATAGAGATCATGTGCTTGAAGTTTTCCATCCATGTGGTGATCATGTATATGTGAAGATGTgacgaagaagctctcccatagtgagGTATGGAGGATTAATTCGCAAAACTTCactaagcaagcacaatcaaaaaGGGTGTTTTAACTTGAAATTGTCAATATCTTCATCATCATCTAGCTTAAGTGGAGTACCCAAGGTTTATATTTATTCTCGATAAGGTTTCCTTCTTACCGATCTCGTGATGTAGTTGTGTGACCAATTTATAGGATAGATGGACGTATTACGAAGAGAACTTTCGAGTGAGTAACTTCATCGTGTCGTTCAAAAAAAAGCTTAAACCCTTGCATGTTCTCATCATCGTTCTTGCTTGTTTCTTGGTTCTTATCTATGTGAtatttagagcttgtggttattcgCATGGCAAGATCTAGTCCATCAAAAACGGATTTTGTACGAAAAATTTGTTGCATTTTTTTATAGTGAAGTTTTTACCGTTTGTTTGTTTTTAGATTTTCCACCTCTAAATTCGTGGAGAAGTCTCCTCTATTTGTTCTTAAGATTTTTATTATGTTTCCAACAAAATTAGTTTCACTTCGTAAGGAGTTTCCAATTTTAAGATATTGCAGTTTTTGTAAAAGGAGTTTTTGGAGCAGAAGTTCTGCTCTAGTGGGACGGAACTTCCACCCTCCGGCAAAGAAATCGATCATGCAGTTTTTGTAAAGAGAGgttcatttgtttttgatgaaatTCGTTGACGTTTGGTTCGGTGCTCGTCCCATATTTTGTTGTTCAAGTTGCTTGGTGAGAAGAAAGACTTGCTGGCAAGCAAAGTTGGCATCTGAGGTTTCTGATAAAACGTCGGCAGCATCCGTCAGTGGAGGTGCTACATCTGGAACTAAAAGTTTGAACAACAGGCACGTTCACAAGTTTGGTAACGGCTATCCAAATCTACAAGAACCTTCCCATCAACACGAGAAGAGACCACGCATGTAGACCGTTGTTTCTTCTATTTCCGATGTTGTCTATGTTGGATTTCCTACATCGACAGCACACCTTCCAATCTCCAACTCAAAGCATCGTCAGATTGTTCAGATGTCTCTAGCAGTGAGGCTAACCTCAACAAAGCAGTTTGCACTTTAGATTCTTTGCCAACAAATTTAGCACGGGTAGCATGCTTggaggccatggcaacttttgtgCTAAATAAAATGGACACGACTATTTTTCTTAGAAAAGGAGATTGACGCCGTGACCCGTGGGAATTGCTAACACCAGTCACTTTATTTAGATAGCCATGCTTTGTTTATGTTCAACACGGGAATTGTTAACACTAGTAGTCACTTTATATTCAACAAGAATTGAACAACCGGCTCGGTTTTGTTTATGTTCCTCCTAACTCTTCTTTAGGCTACGTGTCTCCAACCACAACGCTTACGCTTTCTATATTCTGTTTTTCCACGCTAAAAAAGTAAAAAACTCTATTCTGCTTCACACATGTGAAAACAAAAAGATCTCACTCACACGTTGTAAACAGCAAAATAATTTGTCTATACAGTATCCACACCACCCATGTTACGAACTAGTACAATGGTTAGCTCTGTTGGCGGCGCCTCTGCGCCGCCCAGTGGCCGTACGCCTCGCGCAGCCGGCGCCGGAACCGCGGCATGTCCAGCCGCACATTCTGGCCGTCCAGATACACCTTCTTGGTGACCTGCCAGCCGTTGGCGTTGACGGTGACCGGGTCGGTGAGCACCGGGTGGTCGCTGGAGTAGCGGCGGTAGAGCGAGCTCTCGGACGGGAGGATCTTGTAGGGGATGTAGCGCAGGCCGAGGCGCCGCGCCGGCTGGCCGTAGTAGTTCTCGGCGGCCCAGTCGGTCCCGAGCGGCACGACCTGGATGAAGACGGAGCCTGGGCGCATGAAGAGGAAGTGCGTCATGGCGGCGCCGTGCACGCCCACCATGACGTCGGACCCGTTGAGGACGCGGTACATCTGGGCGAGCTCCGTGTCCGGGCGCGGCTGCAGCAGGTCCACTCGGAACCCGGCCTCCGCCGCCGCGCGCGCCAGCTCGGCCTCGTTCTCGATCGCGCGGGACCCGTTCCGGGACACGATCGTCAGCCGCGGCCTGTCGTCCGTCGTTTCTTGAGGGTGCCGTTTGTTAGTCGCTTCGGCCACGGCGGCCTTGgccttctcctcttcctcctcgacgAGCACCTTGACGCGGCCGCGGTAGGCGTCGTCGAGCATCTGCCGGAAGTCCCGGATGCCCTGGGATCCCGGCATCCTTGAGGCGTCGATGGAGAGCTCGTCGTGGATGCGCAGGCCGACGACGGCCTCCGGGAAGCAGTGCGTCCGGTTGTCGTTGGCGAGGTCGACGGGCGCGTGGGCGGAGAGCTGCTCCACGACGTGGCCGTACTTGGTGATCCACCAGTCGTGGTACTCGAGCATGACGAAGACCACCTTCCTGTCGTATCGGCGCGCGGTGATGTAGAGCGGGATGATGCCGTCGTTGAACTCGTGGTAGACGTTGCCGGTGTACCCTCCCGTGGAGAAGACGACGGCCGGGACGTCGTGCCGGACGTCGCAGCGCCGCGCGGCCGGCTCGGCCTCGGGGACAGGCACAGCGCGGAGGCGGAGCTCGTCGATGGTGCTCATGACGCTGGACTCCCACTTGCGTGTGTAGGGCCGGATGAGCTCGTCACCGGCgggccgggaggaggaggaggagttggtGGCGGGCAGGAGCAGGAGGAGCGAGTTGGAGCGAGGCTGGGTGCGGACGTCCCCGCGCATGACGCAGACGTCGGTTCGCTTGGCGGTGCGGTCGCAGCAGATGGTGCCGTTGGCCACCGCGGAGCATGGCGCCGGTGGCGTCAGCTCCTGGCCGCAGCGCGTACTCCCCAGCTGCTGCAGGAGGTCGTCCATGGCGGCGGAGAAGGCCGGGCTGGTGGGGAGGAGCAGCAGCAGgcaggaggcgaaggcgaagctgGCGAGCATGAGCAGGAGCGCGTCGCCGCCCTTGCCCTGCTGCTGCTGGTTGTGGTGCAGCAGCAGGCTCGCCCGGTGGTGGTGCACCATTGTCAGGCAGCAGTCACCTCCTCCTCCGATCAGAATTCAGCACGTACGATCAAATCCCACTTCCTCCGATCAGAATTCAGCACGTACGATCGTGCGAAACAGCGACAGAAGCTTGCCCTTTGGAATGCGCGCGTACGTGGGTGCCGGATGGCGTGGTGTTGTGTTTTGGTGGCGTCTTGTCTGCTGATAAGAGCGCGTTTGTTCCGGTGAGGGAGTTGTTGAGCTCGTTGCTTCAGCGGGAAGGGAAATGTCTGCGCGCGCGGCTGAGGGCTGACCGACTCACTGGAAACCGACTGGCAACGCAATCTGGACGGCGCCCGCGGGTGCTGGTGGCACCCAACGAAACTGCGTGGCGCGGTTGGCGGGTGCACTCGCCGACTCGCGAGTTGCCTGCCCCATTTTTCCCATTCTTTTGGAATTATATGTCACCTTAACGACATCTTTATCTAACACATGATATAATAGTGGAATCGCTAGTTCCCGGTAGATAGAGAAGGAATTTCGTGCTCAGTAGACAAGTTGAGTTGTCAGTTACAAGTGAGACTGCAAGTGTGATTTGCTTTGTGACAAATGCTAACGATGAGTTGCAACTTGCAACATAGGCTCCAACTGAGATTCGATGATGTCATTCTAAGTAGAACGAAATTAGTTCTCAATAGACTAAAAACTATTCACATCCAACAATAGAGTATGTAAAACTAGTTCCACAAAAACTATAGAAACTAAAATATATGACACTAAAACAGTTTGTACTTTTTTCTGGATGGTGTATTTTAGGACACCAAATTCAGCATAGTAACTTCTATACTCCCCACATCCCTCTACATCGAGCGACACAATGAACTGTTAGACGTATATATCTGTCTATTGTAGTtttcccatatgttagggggttttctgcatatgtgcacctgtacatgtactatatattgtggcctttggccccctggtaatacaacaagcatattgccctaacatggtatAAGAGCCAAATTTGGTCCTCTAGTCCGTACGGCCGTCATTGAAGCTTGTTCCGGccgactctctctctcctccggccgccgcaccTCCGGCTGCTCCCCGGCCGCCGCCTCTTCTCCTCCTCCGTCTGCTCCCCGACCGCCGCCTCTTCTTCCCCGGCCGCCGcctcttctcctcctccggcCGCCCCTGGCCGGCTTGCCCTCGTGCGCCCCGCCCCCGTGCGCCTCCCTGCCGACCACCTCTCTCTCCGGTCGCCCCCGTGCCCCCGGCCGCCGCCGGCTCTCTGCCGCTTCGCCGACCGCCGCAGGCCGTTGGCCACCGCCGCCCGCCGTTCCGCGCCTCCGCCGCCAGCTGCTCTCCCGGCCGCCTTGTCCCGCTCTCCTGGCCGCTGCCTCGTCTTGTCGAGGCCTCTTCGTCCTGCAGCTATTCGATCTGATCTGAGTTGAGTCTGGAAAAAAAATCTGAGAAAAAAAAGAGCTATGTCTTCCTCATCGGGCTATGTTGCGatccctcgctgcccggtgatctttgatggcgtgaattaccctgatttcgctgccttcatgcgcgtccacatgcgcggtcttcgtctttggggtgtgctttctggcgaggtctcctgtccgccgcgccccGTTGCTCCTATGGTGCCTGTTGCACCACCACCtgttgcccttgcccctgatgctactcaggcggataaggatgcagccaagagtattgatgacactgctctggctgattatgaccggaaggtccaggaccactctacAGCCATTGCGATTTACCAGCTGGATCTGACTGagtacactcagtggatagatgaggatgctcgtgctgctgctgttctcacctccagtgttctgcctcagtatgctgctgagtttatgggtcttcccaccgctgctgctcagtgggcttttcttcgtcagcgctatcagccgtctggggatgctctttacctgtctgtggtccgccaggagcatgcccttcagcagggtgattc
This region of Lolium perenne isolate Kyuss_39 chromosome 2, Kyuss_2.0, whole genome shotgun sequence genomic DNA includes:
- the LOC127323423 gene encoding xylan glycosyltransferase MUCI21-like translates to MVHHHRASLLLHHNQQQQGKGGDALLLMLASFAFASCLLLLLPTSPAFSAAMDDLLQQLGSTRCGQELTPPAPCSAVANGTICCDRTAKRTDVCVMRGDVRTQPRSNSLLLLLPATNSSSSSRPAGDELIRPYTRKWESSVMSTIDELRLRAVPVPEAEPAARRCDVRHDVPAVVFSTGGYTGNVYHEFNDGIIPLYITARRYDRKVVFVMLEYHDWWITKYGHVVEQLSAHAPVDLANDNRTHCFPEAVVGLRIHDELSIDASRMPGSQGIRDFRQMLDDAYRGRVKVLVEEEEEKAKAAVAEATNKRHPQETTDDRPRLTIVSRNGSRAIENEAELARAAAEAGFRVDLLQPRPDTELAQMYRVLNGSDVMVGVHGAAMTHFLFMRPGSVFIQVVPLGTDWAAENYYGQPARRLGLRYIPYKILPSESSLYRRYSSDHPVLTDPVTVNANGWQVTKKVYLDGQNVRLDMPRFRRRLREAYGHWAAQRRRQQS